The sequence AAACTTGCCGTCAAAGTGATTGGAGATAGCTAGCTTTATGGCACAAGAACGTCCTCCCATAGAGGAAATGACCCTGCGGCAACTGCGAAAAATTGCGAGTGAGTACGGCATCTCTCGATATAGCCGTATGCGCAAGGATCAGTTGCTTAGCGCGATTCAAGAGATTCAGCGCACAAAGTTTTCCCCGAGTTCATCAGTATCGTTGGAGGCGCAGGAAGAGGTGGAAGCAGCAAAGTTCGATATTGGTCAAACCAATCAGATGGGTGGCCCTTTGTCGTCTGTCGATGAGGGATTTGGTGACCTGCCGGGTGGATACGGTGATAGCCGGATTGTCTTGATGCCCCGTGATCCCCAATGGGCGTATGCGTATTGGGATATCCCCAATGATCACAAGGAAGAGCTACGTCGCCAGGGAGGCAGTCGCCTTGCCCTGCGCTTCTACGATGTCACCGACATTGATATCAACCACCAGCGGCCTCACAGTTTGCAGCAGTATGAGTGCGATGAACTGGCTCGCGAGTGGTATTTGCCTGTCCCGGTGAGCGATCGTGACTACGTGGTTGAAATTGGCTATGTCTGCTTCGATAATCGCTGGCTCGCCTTGGCTCGTTCTGCCCCGGTTCGCATTCCTCCGGTGTATCCCTCGGACTGGATTGAAGACAAGTTCATCACCATCCCCTGGGAGGAGGATCTACGCGGCAAAACCTTCGCAGAACTGGTGCCTCCGAGCAAGAAGCCGATGATGGGTGCGGTCGATGGCAACCCCATTTACGATCAGATCTTTGGCATGGCGCAGTCTGCTGAAGCTCGGCGTGTGGCAGGTTCCCTATTTGGTTCTATGCACCAGGTACCTGAACAGGCGATTAGCTCCTTTATCTTCCCGTCGGGTGTGGGTATGTGGGCAGTGCCTACCGCGTCCGGCATTGGGATGTCGGGTGTGGGCATGATGATGTCCGGTGTCGGATTCTCGGCTTCTGCACCACCGATTCGTCCTCGCAAGTTCTGGCTGATTGCGGATGCGGAACTGATTGTTTATGGAGCAACAGAGCCGGATGCAATCGTAACCATTGGCGGCAAGCCCATTAAACTCAATTCTGACGGTACCTTCCGCTTCCAGATGTCCTTCCAAGATGGCGTCCTTGACTTCCCCATCAAGGCTGTGGCAGTGGACGGGGAGCAGACCCGCTCGATTCAGATGACGTTTAATCGCGAGACGCCGGAACGGAATACCAACACGAAGGATGAGGCTGTCCTGGAATGGTTGGCGTAGGTGAACTAAGGCGGAGTGTGGTTTGTGTTAAGCACGATCGCGATCTGATGACTTAATGTTGCAGAGGGGCGATCGCCAATAGTTGCAGGAAGGAGGTAAAGGTAAAACTTTGCCTCCTTCTTTGCGGTGAGGCTGTTCTTATCGAAAATAAAGTAACCCTGCCTGCAACAGGCCAATGACAAACCCCAGAATTCCGCCCAGATTAACGATCGCCTGTAGTTCGTTACGGACAATGCCCTGAATCGCCATTTCTAAGTTTTTGGGAGAGGTCGCGTTGACGCGGTCGATAATGACTTGATCGATATTGAGAATGGGGATCGCCTTCGCCACAATGGATTCTAAGTCTCGTTCCAAATAGCGTTCCAGCACCAGCGCCAGTTCGTGACTCACCGATTCCAGCGAGTTGCTTACGACCTCGGAGGTGCGCAGTCTTGTAAGCAGCATACTGGCCACTTTATCCCAATCGATGGATTCACTGAGACTGGTCATGACTTCCGTTCCTCTAGTTCGGACATAGTCGCGAATGCTTTCACGCATTGTCCGCCGCAATTGCCGCACCGTCGATACCGGCAGATTTTGTAGGGATAAATTTTGCAGCCATTCCTTGAGGCGATCGCGCACTCCTAACGCCTGGATCAGTTCTTGGATACGGGCATTGCTGGCCTCACGTTCATCCAGACAATAGGTTCGCAGTCGCACCAGCGCATTCCGAATCCCAAATAAATTGGCAACCACCCAGTATGTACCGCTCGTTTTCTCGCGAAAAATTTCGTCAATTACCTGAATATTGCGATCGGTTAGAAAATCCACAATGCCTAACCGAATCGTATCCGGTGGCAACACGACCTCTAAAAACCACGCTGAAACCTGCTTCGCCTGGGCATCACTGAGCTGAAATTCCAACAAAATCTGGTCAAAAACCTGGTTAATTTGCGCTTCCAGGAAATCATCCCGACGGGCCCAAACTTTAACTACACGGATGAGAGACTGCCCCAATAAATCCCTCAATACGTTGGCTAGAATCTGGGCAGTGCGCTGCTCATTTTGATGCTGAACCTGATCCAGCGCCAGTTTCAGCAACCATAGGATTGCTGCCTGCATTCGCTCCATTTCTAGGAGGCGTCGTGCCAGGTTTTGCAGTTCCTCTGGGGTTAGCAGTGATCCCATAATGGTATCTGCAATGCGCTGGGCTAAGCGAGCCTGATTACTGGGAATCAAGCCAGGGGTAAAGGGTACCTTTCGTTTGCCGACGTAGAGCGCTCGGTAAGGCCGAAAGAGCATCTTAATCGCTAAATCATTGGTGAAATACCCAATGATGCCTCCCACCACAGGCGGAGCCGCGTAAATCCAAAGTGAAGTCCAGTCCAAGGTATGAATGCCCAAAACAATCGCAAGGACGTGACCGAGGGAAGGTTATCATCCAGTTACGGTTCCCCATGAACACAAATCCCTACTTCTCATTGTGCCTCAGACCTTCTGATTGGGCGTGAGTTCATTTCGTTGCGACTAAAACACCCATTAAGCCTCCCGCGATTGGATAGTGTACAGCCTGACTGAATCCAGCCTGATCGGCGAGTTGAACTTGGGCGGAACCCATCGGAAAGCGTTCAATACTGGGGTTAATGTAGGCGTATTCGTCCTTCATGCCGCATTGCTCGGCGGCGGGAACCACTAAATTTTGTAAATACCAGGTCTGGAATTGCTGCATCCAGGGATTTGCGGGTCGATGAAAATCTAGAATCGCTACTTTTGCTCCAACGTTGAGAACGCGATGCAATTCCCGCAGGCTCTGAGAGATATCGGTGACGTTTCGCAGGCCGTAGCCCATGGTGGCGGCATCAAATGTATTGGCTGCAAAGGGAAGCGCTAGGGCATCGCCTTCAATCCAGGTAATGGGATAAGGATTGTAACGCTGCTCGTTCTGCTGTTGGGCGATCGCCAATAGATTTGCAGCAAAATCCAGACCAAAGACCTGTCCAGACGCTCCCACCTGCTGGGCAAGGCGTTGAGTCAGATCACCACTCCCGCAACATACGTCGAGAACCGTATTGCCTATCTGGGCACCACACCAGGACACCGTCATTTGCTTCCAGATGCGATGCAATCCAAAACTGAGGCGATCGTTCAACTGATCGTACTGGGGAGCAATTTGGTTAAAAATAGCCTGAATATCAGTCGCAGTGGGATGGGATGGTGCAGATGAAGTCACGGTCTTGAGCAGGGTGCTTAAAGGTGCTTCCTTATCCTACCTTGAGGTCAAACACCAGCAATGGCTAATGGGTGTTTGCAGACCCCTCATCCTGCCATGCAGGGAACAGAACCCAGCGTTAACGCAATTTGTTGGGCGGTGAAATA is a genomic window of Synechococcales cyanobacterium T60_A2020_003 containing:
- a CDS encoding DUF4912 domain-containing protein; its protein translation is MAQERPPIEEMTLRQLRKIASEYGISRYSRMRKDQLLSAIQEIQRTKFSPSSSVSLEAQEEVEAAKFDIGQTNQMGGPLSSVDEGFGDLPGGYGDSRIVLMPRDPQWAYAYWDIPNDHKEELRRQGGSRLALRFYDVTDIDINHQRPHSLQQYECDELAREWYLPVPVSDRDYVVEIGYVCFDNRWLALARSAPVRIPPVYPSDWIEDKFITIPWEEDLRGKTFAELVPPSKKPMMGAVDGNPIYDQIFGMAQSAEARRVAGSLFGSMHQVPEQAISSFIFPSGVGMWAVPTASGIGMSGVGMMMSGVGFSASAPPIRPRKFWLIADAELIVYGATEPDAIVTIGGKPIKLNSDGTFRFQMSFQDGVLDFPIKAVAVDGEQTRSIQMTFNRETPERNTNTKDEAVLEWLA
- a CDS encoding DUF445 domain-containing protein yields the protein MDWTSLWIYAAPPVVGGIIGYFTNDLAIKMLFRPYRALYVGKRKVPFTPGLIPSNQARLAQRIADTIMGSLLTPEELQNLARRLLEMERMQAAILWLLKLALDQVQHQNEQRTAQILANVLRDLLGQSLIRVVKVWARRDDFLEAQINQVFDQILLEFQLSDAQAKQVSAWFLEVVLPPDTIRLGIVDFLTDRNIQVIDEIFREKTSGTYWVVANLFGIRNALVRLRTYCLDEREASNARIQELIQALGVRDRLKEWLQNLSLQNLPVSTVRQLRRTMRESIRDYVRTRGTEVMTSLSESIDWDKVASMLLTRLRTSEVVSNSLESVSHELALVLERYLERDLESIVAKAIPILNIDQVIIDRVNATSPKNLEMAIQGIVRNELQAIVNLGGILGFVIGLLQAGLLYFR
- the ubiE gene encoding bifunctional demethylmenaquinone methyltransferase/2-methoxy-6-polyprenyl-1,4-benzoquinol methylase UbiE is translated as MTSSAPSHPTATDIQAIFNQIAPQYDQLNDRLSFGLHRIWKQMTVSWCGAQIGNTVLDVCCGSGDLTQRLAQQVGASGQVFGLDFAANLLAIAQQQNEQRYNPYPITWIEGDALALPFAANTFDAATMGYGLRNVTDISQSLRELHRVLNVGAKVAILDFHRPANPWMQQFQTWYLQNLVVPAAEQCGMKDEYAYINPSIERFPMGSAQVQLADQAGFSQAVHYPIAGGLMGVLVATK